From the genome of Streptomyces ficellus:
GGGGCCGCCGCCGAGGGCGCCCGCCGCCGCGGCGAGCCCGGGCCCGTCGGGCAGCGTGCCCGGGGCGCCGGGCAGCCGGACGCTGTGCGGCGTGGCCGCCCGGAACACCGCGTACCAGCCGGGAAGCTCATGGGCCCGCCGGTAGTCCGCGGGCGCGGTCAGCAACCGCACTCCGCGCGCCGCCAGGGCACCGTACAGCGCGCCGTACTGTCCGGCGGTGAGCATCCAGCCGCGGTACCAGGCCGCCCCGGAGCCTTCGGGAACCCGCGCGACGGCCGCGGTCGCGTCCCCGGAGACCAGGGCGTCGTGGTCGATCAGCGCGACGGGGCGGTCGAGGGCCCGCGCCGCGCGGGCCTCGTCCGCGAAGTGCGGGTCGGTCCGCCGTGGCCGCAGCGGGTCCGCGCAGAAGATGAACGTCGCCCCCATTCACGCACCCTATCCGCCCGCGGGCCGTCGCCCCGGGCCGTCGCCCCCGGCCGTGCGTCGGCCGCCGGAGGACCGGTTGTCAGTGCCGGATGTGAAGCTGGCCGGTATGGACGACAGCATTCTCCGGCGCCGCGTCTACGGCGCCGACCACGAGGACCCGGACCCCGGCCCGCGTCCCGGCCGTGTCTACGGTGAGCTGGTGGGCGGGCCTCTCGACGGGCTCCTCCTGGACGTCACCGGCTGGAGCGAGCAACGGCTCGCGGAGGAGGCCCGGCTGCCGACGGAGATCGGGCGGTACGGGCCGGGCGGCCGCACCCACTACCGCCGCCGGGCCGCCGACCCCGGCCGCTGGGACTGGTCGGGCGACAGCCCATGAGCCTCCGCGCCCCTGCCCGCACGGCGCCCGTCACGAGTCGCCGGCGTGGTGCCGCGCGCGGCGACCGTCACGACAAGCCGCCGACGACCTGCCGTACGCGGTCGGCCACCTCGTCCGGCAGGGGGGCGTAGTGGATCCGGGCGAGGTCCTTCTGCCCCCGGGGGCTCGCCGTGTAGGTCAGGAAGGACTTCAGGGCGGGCAGCACCTCGGGCGGGTTCCCGCTGTCGCACACGATCTCGTACGTGACGAGGACGATGGGGTAGGCGCCGCTCGCCCGCGTCCGGTAGTCGAAGGTCAGCGCCATGTCCTTGCCCGTGCCGTCCGCATGGGCCGTGGCGATGCCGGCCGAGGCGGTCCGGGCGGAGACGGCGACCGGCTCGGGCGCGCCGGTGTCGAGCCTGACCGTGCTGAGCCCCTTCGCCCGGGCGAAGGACAGTTCGACGTAGCCGATCGCGCCGTCGTTGCCCTGCACCTGTGATGCCACTCCGCCGGAGCCGGAGGCGGACTGACCGCCCTTGGCCTGCCACGCCTTGTCCTTGGGATACGGCCACTGCTCGGGCGCGGCTCCGGCGAGGTAGGCGTTGAGGTTCTGGGTGGTGCCCGATTCGTCGGAGCGGTGCACCGCGGCGATGGGGAGGGCGGGGAGTGCCGCGCCGGGGTTGAGGCGCCGGATCTCCGGCGCGTCCCACCGGGTGATCTCGGAGTCGAAGATCCTGGCGAGGGTGGGCGCGTCGAGGACGAGGTCGTCCACCCCGGAGAGGTTGTACCCGATGGCGATGGGGCCGCCGACCATGGGGAGGTCGATGGCTCTGCCACCCCGGCACGCGTCCCGGGACAGCTCCACTTCGTCGGCCTTCAGCGGGCTGTCCGTTCCGCCGAGGACGGTCGCCCCGCGCAGGAACTGGGCGACTCCCCCGCCGGACCCGATGGGCACATAGCGGATCTCCACGCCGGGGCAGGCCTTCTGGTACTCGCGCATCCAGTGCTTCATCGCGTTCTGCTGCGCGCTGGAGCCGGACGCGGCCAGCCGGCCCCCGGACGCGCAGGCGATGCCGCTCGTGGGCGCGGGGGACGGGGCGCTGTCGCTGACGGCCGTGGTACCGCAGGCGGAGAGGAGCAGGACGCTCCCCGCCGCCACCACGCGCGTGCCCAGAACCAGCCGTCCGCGATGTGCCCGTCGACGCTGCACCTGTGGTTCCTCTCCGAAGGCGGGAACCGTGATGCTCGCCGACGCGGGCGGCGCGGCGGTGACGTGCCGGCGAACACGGGTCGGCCACGGATCGACACCTGGGAGGCGCCGGGCGGCTACTCCCTCGCCTCGGCCTCCGCCCGGGCGAGGGCGAAGAGTTCGTGCAACGGCCGCGGCGGCAGGAGGTGGGTGAAGGGCCCTGTGACACTGTTGCCGCTGCCGGCGGTGGCCAGGTACAGGTCGAGCTTCGCCGTCTCCAGCGGGATGTGGGGGGCCTTGAGTTCGGTCCACGGGCCGGGTATGAACGCCGTCCGGCCCGCGCGGGCGCGTTTGCCGGTCTCGATCGCGCCGGAACCTTCGAGTTCGGCCTGGGCCTTCTTGTGCCGGGCGGCCGTCCAGCCGTTCCAGCGCCGTACGTTGCGGTCCGTCGGCCGTGCGAGGGTCAGGAGCTGGAGGTAGAGGGCCGCCGCCTCCGGCCCGACGGACAGCGCGCCGGAGACGTCGGCCACCAGTTCCGGGACGCTGTGGCGCGGGTCGGCCTCGTACGCGCCCGCCGGCACCGGCGTGGTCGCGGCGCGCTCGACGAGCCGTGCCAGGCCGCCGTCCTCCGCGTGCACCGCCTCGATCCGCCGCGCCTCGTCCTGGAGCGGGGCGTCGCTGCGCCGGGAGGCGGCCCCGGACGGGCGGAGGAAGGTGTCGCCGCCGGGCACGGCGACGACGAGGCACCCGTCGTCGTAGGCCGTCGACGGATTGTTCCGGCCGTACTCGGACGAGGTGTTCGGCAGGACGGTGCCTTCGTACGGGGTGAAGGCGGGGTCGTCGGGGGCCGTGCCCGCCAGGTCGTACCGCCGGCCCATGGGGAGGAGCATGCCCGGCGCGTCGAGCGTGCGGAGGACCTCGGCGCGGAGCCGGCGGGCGTGCGCCTGCGCCGGGTCGCCGACGGGACGCTCGGTCAGGAGCCAGGCCAGGACGGTGGCGGGCCCGGTGTGCGGGAGGTCCCAGGGCCGGACGACGCCTCCGGAGCTGCCGTCGTGCTCGATTCGGTGGAGGTCCAGGCCTCCGGTGCTGCCGCCGGTGAGGACGAAACGCGGACCGGAGCCGTCGGAGCGCGGTGCGGTGCCGGTGTCCTCGGCGTCGGCGTCGG
Proteins encoded in this window:
- the pstS gene encoding phosphate ABC transporter substrate-binding protein PstS, which codes for MQRRRAHRGRLVLGTRVVAAGSVLLLSACGTTAVSDSAPSPAPTSGIACASGGRLAASGSSAQQNAMKHWMREYQKACPGVEIRYVPIGSGGGVAQFLRGATVLGGTDSPLKADEVELSRDACRGGRAIDLPMVGGPIAIGYNLSGVDDLVLDAPTLARIFDSEITRWDAPEIRRLNPGAALPALPIAAVHRSDESGTTQNLNAYLAGAAPEQWPYPKDKAWQAKGGQSASGSGGVASQVQGNDGAIGYVELSFARAKGLSTVRLDTGAPEPVAVSARTASAGIATAHADGTGKDMALTFDYRTRASGAYPIVLVTYEIVCDSGNPPEVLPALKSFLTYTASPRGQKDLARIHYAPLPDEVADRVRQVVGGLS